The Paraburkholderia sabiae genome includes a region encoding these proteins:
- a CDS encoding lecithin retinol acyltransferase family protein, which yields MSIWDSIVDTFENVKDAVRSFPEIMRDPHALVMTPSKVPKVSMPPATIKDLPRGSVIKVARYLPFPYDHYGIYISEDSVIHYHNPGSGADMSGSNRITETTMRVCLDGAGEVRTVRFPRSPDEARSFEVYRAPSTGATLLPRRRPVSPNAHRYREFSPDEIAQRALGQLNRGDYNLVL from the coding sequence ATGTCGATCTGGGACTCGATTGTCGATACTTTTGAAAACGTCAAGGACGCAGTTCGCAGCTTTCCCGAGATCATGCGGGATCCGCACGCGCTGGTGATGACGCCGTCGAAGGTGCCAAAGGTATCGATGCCGCCGGCGACGATCAAAGATCTTCCACGTGGCTCGGTCATCAAGGTAGCCCGGTATCTGCCATTTCCCTACGACCACTACGGGATCTACATTTCGGAAGACTCGGTCATCCACTACCACAACCCTGGCAGTGGCGCCGACATGTCGGGCAGTAACCGGATCACCGAGACCACGATGCGGGTGTGCCTGGACGGTGCAGGCGAGGTCAGGACGGTGCGGTTTCCGCGTTCTCCCGACGAGGCGCGCAGTTTCGAGGTCTACCGCGCGCCGTCGACCGGCGCAACGCTGCTCCCCAGGCGCAGGCCAGTTAGTCCGAACGCGCACCGGTACAGGGAATTCTCACCCGATGAAATCGCGCAGCGCGCGCTCGGCCAGTTGAACAGGGGCGACTACAACCTGGTTTTATAA
- a CDS encoding IS1182 family transposase: MKRFVEGDDRKQVALLPECVDDYIGQDNPVRIIDVFVDELDLAELGFNGATPAVTGRPSYHPGMMLKVYIYGYLNRVPSSRRLERECQRNIEMMWLTGRLTPDFKTIADFRRDNGAAIRNVCRRFVELCRGLKLLSADTVAIDGSKFKAVNSRDRNYTAGKIDKRQQQIEESVQRYLDAIETADRTSPIGFDVKTVRLYEKIARLRQQMRELEQIRAQLKNQPDKQLSLTDPDSRSMTSDGRRTGTVGYNVQTVVDTKHHLIVEHEVTNVGNDRGQLSKIAVSAKEAMGKPGLKVLADRGYYSGPEIRSCDLAGITAYVPKPLTSASRKKGLFTKRDFVYVAKDDVYRCPAGERAIHRFNTVENEMNLRVYWPSACPRCPLKARCSPSDYRRIRRWEHEHVLEAMQRRLDRSPEAMTVRRSTVEHVFGTLKYWMGSTHFLTRTLGRVSTEMSLQVLAYNLKRVMNILGVARTMKAMRMAGS; encoded by the coding sequence ATGAAGCGATTCGTTGAAGGCGATGACCGCAAGCAGGTCGCACTACTTCCCGAATGCGTCGACGACTACATAGGACAGGACAATCCGGTCAGAATCATAGATGTCTTCGTCGACGAACTGGACCTTGCGGAACTTGGCTTCAACGGCGCTACGCCGGCAGTCACAGGGCGTCCGTCCTACCACCCGGGCATGATGCTCAAGGTCTACATTTATGGCTACCTGAACCGGGTACCTTCCAGTCGGCGTCTTGAGCGCGAATGCCAGCGCAATATCGAAATGATGTGGCTGACAGGACGTCTGACACCAGACTTCAAGACGATCGCAGACTTTCGCCGCGACAACGGCGCGGCAATACGGAACGTATGCCGGCGTTTCGTCGAACTATGCCGCGGTCTGAAACTGCTATCTGCCGATACGGTGGCCATCGACGGCAGCAAGTTCAAGGCTGTGAACAGCCGGGACAGGAATTACACGGCGGGCAAAATCGACAAGCGTCAGCAGCAGATTGAGGAAAGCGTTCAGCGATACCTCGACGCGATTGAAACCGCAGACCGAACCAGCCCGATTGGTTTCGATGTGAAGACTGTGCGGCTTTACGAGAAGATCGCCCGTTTGCGCCAGCAGATGCGTGAACTCGAGCAGATCAGAGCGCAGTTGAAAAACCAGCCCGACAAACAGTTGTCGCTCACGGATCCGGACTCCCGTTCCATGACCAGTGACGGCAGGCGAACCGGAACGGTCGGCTACAACGTTCAGACTGTTGTGGACACGAAGCATCATCTGATTGTCGAGCACGAGGTGACCAACGTCGGAAACGATCGTGGTCAACTCAGCAAGATAGCCGTCTCAGCGAAGGAGGCGATGGGCAAACCAGGACTGAAGGTGCTGGCTGATCGAGGCTACTACAGCGGTCCTGAGATCCGCTCGTGCGATCTGGCCGGCATCACGGCGTATGTCCCCAAACCACTGACCTCGGCGTCCAGGAAGAAGGGCCTCTTTACAAAGCGCGACTTCGTCTACGTTGCAAAAGACGACGTGTACCGATGCCCGGCCGGCGAACGCGCCATTCATCGATTCAACACCGTCGAAAATGAAATGAATCTGCGGGTGTACTGGCCCAGCGCTTGCCCGCGCTGCCCTCTCAAGGCGCGCTGTTCGCCCAGCGACTATCGCCGCATCCGACGATGGGAGCACGAACATGTACTGGAAGCTATGCAGCGCCGGTTGGACCGAAGTCCTGAGGCAATGACCGTACGCAGAAGTACTGTCGAGCATGTCTTCGGAACGCTCAAGTACTGGATGGGTTCCACACACTTCCTGACCCGCACGCTTGGGCGGGTGAGTACCGAAATGAGTCTCCAGGTACTGGCCTACAACCTAAAGCGAGTCATGAATATACTTGGGGTTGCGAGGACGATGAAGGCGATGAGGATGGCTGGAAGCTGA
- a CDS encoding DMT family transporter has protein sequence MSSQNVVTEVTINDATRSPLTLRNLGALLLLAVMWGLSIPVTKLGLQTLPPLTLTAMRFGVAAPLLLIFVIVGRHSMPWRALPRVAALGVLGIGVGQVSQTFGVAGTSASVGTIISATIPIFIVFFAALRLRQPVSGVQQIGVLAAFAGIALVALGHEGPTTSSQTTVGGATWVLLSALAIAFYYVWSVELTTAYGTATVAAWSTLFGFIALIPWTARELCSISSFHVTAQGFFAAVYLGVVVTVAGLFIWLSLLRVVPARVAASVQYLQPVVGVVIASALFGDQIGATFVLGVALVLAGLALTMTSRRPARK, from the coding sequence ATGTCGAGTCAAAACGTCGTCACTGAAGTGACCATTAACGACGCAACCCGTTCGCCGCTCACACTTCGCAATCTGGGCGCGCTGCTGTTGCTTGCCGTTATGTGGGGCTTGTCGATTCCGGTAACGAAGCTAGGTCTTCAGACGTTGCCGCCTCTGACACTCACCGCAATGCGCTTCGGCGTCGCCGCTCCGCTGCTGCTGATCTTTGTCATTGTGGGTCGGCATTCGATGCCGTGGCGCGCGTTGCCTCGTGTCGCTGCGCTCGGCGTGCTCGGCATAGGCGTCGGCCAGGTCTCGCAGACCTTCGGTGTGGCCGGCACGTCCGCGTCGGTCGGTACGATCATCTCCGCGACAATTCCTATCTTCATTGTTTTTTTCGCTGCGCTCCGGCTGCGACAGCCGGTGTCTGGAGTCCAGCAGATCGGGGTGCTTGCGGCCTTCGCAGGAATCGCACTTGTGGCGCTCGGGCACGAAGGCCCGACGACAAGCTCTCAGACGACGGTCGGCGGAGCCACGTGGGTTCTGCTGTCGGCGCTCGCGATTGCGTTCTACTACGTGTGGAGCGTCGAATTGACCACTGCCTACGGTACCGCCACCGTAGCGGCATGGAGCACGTTATTTGGTTTCATCGCACTGATACCGTGGACTGCACGAGAGCTGTGTAGCATTTCGTCGTTTCACGTCACAGCGCAAGGGTTCTTTGCCGCCGTGTATCTTGGTGTGGTCGTGACAGTTGCGGGACTTTTCATATGGTTGAGCCTGCTGCGGGTCGTTCCCGCCCGCGTCGCCGCAAGTGTGCAATACCTGCAACCTGTGGTCGGTGTCGTGATCGCATCGGCATTGTTCGGGGATCAGATAGGAGCAACGTTTGTCTTGGGCGTCGCACTGGTGCTGGCCGGTCTGGCCTTGACCATGACGTCCCGCCGCCCAGCCAGGAAGTGA
- a CDS encoding antitoxin Xre/MbcA/ParS toxin-binding domain-containing protein, which translates to MHISFRRKVMARESIRDTASAGDGDRARPSGARAAQGRREREIAALVRLVRTIVDESGDPAMAKAFDAAAWLEGWLQQPNPALGGELPSAWLGRAGGPDVLRALIMRAQSGAYA; encoded by the coding sequence GTGCACATTTCGTTCAGAAGGAAGGTGATGGCGCGCGAGTCAATCCGTGACACCGCGAGCGCCGGGGACGGGGACCGTGCGCGGCCATCCGGTGCACGCGCCGCGCAGGGCCGACGGGAACGGGAGATCGCGGCGCTGGTGCGACTGGTGCGGACGATCGTCGACGAATCGGGGGATCCGGCGATGGCGAAAGCGTTCGACGCTGCGGCGTGGCTGGAAGGGTGGCTGCAACAACCGAATCCCGCGCTCGGGGGAGAATTGCCATCTGCCTGGCTGGGACGCGCCGGCGGCCCCGATGTGCTGCGCGCGCTGATCATGCGGGCGCAGAGCGGCGCGTATGCCTGA
- a CDS encoding ShlB/FhaC/HecB family hemolysin secretion/activation protein — translation MSAIRIRIPGKAALGILIAVQSVFAQTAPPPGAPGPVPFIPQVRPVQDPGQQLIDEQRERARERQITQPPASVSVQTPAAGSVLNVAPGTPVDDIPEPGPSFSVQHIVMAGPRRATVVLPDGVSTARLRGIASEFEGHKLGTNRINVLLKRLTDVFVDAGYVTTRALLGPQNLGSGTLTVTIEIGRIQAFTVNGMSIHRLKKDEPSAGGGWLTDAGYANAFPASPGDALRLGDIDQGVSQINRLRRNQAEVQILPGQSPGDSIVAVNNRSGDRLYYSLGVDNYGSEATGITRYRAAIEADNLIGLQESISLSVIDSTESNAFVGSFAIPYGRHTFSYTLSDSEYQQVIGTTALLYGRTLSHILGWNYTASRSQANIANLDATLSWRRTDREVNDIDLNPQHIAVLRIGGNWLHRFVLNDAQGFLTLDAGVSEGLPWLEADHDAHDIARADAHGQFTKLDATASYTLPLPKIGRAQFAYRGVLGLQYVNVALYGSEQLFLGGMDNVRGFRSGEIAGDRGFYTRNELAWVNAPAWQDGRVEPYMFLDAGKVSLIAVPGFPSLVGTGAGVRAQWQWHRQQLSGELLVGRALTQPAALGPKSTLALATINWTY, via the coding sequence ATGTCGGCAATTCGAATTCGTATTCCCGGCAAGGCTGCATTGGGTATTCTGATAGCGGTGCAATCCGTCTTCGCTCAAACGGCTCCGCCGCCCGGGGCGCCCGGACCGGTTCCCTTTATTCCGCAGGTACGCCCCGTTCAGGATCCCGGCCAGCAACTGATCGACGAGCAGCGTGAACGGGCGCGCGAGCGGCAGATCACCCAGCCGCCAGCGTCTGTTTCTGTGCAGACGCCGGCGGCTGGCTCGGTACTGAATGTGGCCCCCGGTACGCCCGTGGATGACATTCCTGAGCCAGGTCCTTCGTTCTCCGTTCAGCATATCGTCATGGCTGGCCCTCGCCGTGCAACGGTCGTGCTGCCTGATGGGGTATCCACAGCGAGACTGCGGGGAATCGCGTCGGAGTTTGAAGGCCACAAACTCGGGACCAATCGAATCAACGTACTCCTGAAAAGACTCACCGATGTGTTCGTCGACGCAGGCTACGTGACGACGCGCGCGCTGCTGGGTCCGCAGAATCTCGGTTCGGGCACGCTGACGGTCACGATCGAGATCGGCCGCATCCAGGCCTTCACCGTGAACGGCATGTCAATTCACCGGCTGAAGAAAGACGAGCCATCGGCTGGCGGAGGGTGGCTCACGGATGCGGGATACGCGAACGCGTTCCCGGCGTCGCCCGGCGATGCCTTGCGACTCGGCGACATCGACCAGGGCGTTTCGCAGATTAACCGTCTGCGTCGCAATCAGGCTGAAGTCCAGATTTTGCCAGGACAGAGTCCGGGCGATTCGATCGTAGCTGTCAACAACCGGTCCGGCGATCGCCTCTATTACTCGCTTGGGGTCGACAACTATGGCAGTGAAGCGACGGGTATCACCCGATACAGGGCCGCCATTGAAGCGGACAATCTGATCGGTCTGCAGGAGTCGATCAGTCTGAGCGTCATCGACAGCACGGAGAGCAATGCCTTCGTTGGTTCGTTCGCGATCCCGTATGGCCGTCATACGTTCAGCTATACGCTGTCCGACTCCGAGTATCAGCAGGTCATCGGAACGACGGCACTGCTGTACGGCCGCACGCTCAGTCATATCCTGGGCTGGAATTACACCGCGAGCCGGTCGCAGGCGAACATTGCCAATCTCGACGCGACGCTCTCCTGGCGACGGACGGACCGGGAGGTCAACGATATCGATCTGAACCCGCAGCACATTGCCGTGCTTCGCATTGGCGGCAACTGGCTGCATCGGTTCGTGCTGAACGACGCGCAGGGCTTCCTGACGCTTGATGCCGGCGTATCGGAAGGGCTGCCGTGGCTGGAGGCCGATCACGACGCTCACGATATCGCCCGTGCTGACGCGCACGGTCAGTTCACCAAGCTGGATGCAACTGCCAGCTATACATTGCCACTGCCGAAGATCGGACGCGCGCAGTTCGCGTATCGCGGTGTCCTCGGGCTCCAGTACGTCAATGTCGCGCTGTACGGCAGCGAGCAGCTCTTTCTTGGCGGCATGGACAACGTACGCGGTTTTCGCTCGGGAGAGATTGCCGGCGACCGCGGGTTTTACACGCGTAATGAACTGGCGTGGGTAAATGCGCCGGCCTGGCAGGACGGCAGGGTAGAGCCATACATGTTTCTGGATGCCGGGAAGGTAAGCCTCATCGCGGTACCGGGCTTTCCGTCGCTGGTTGGCACAGGCGCGGGCGTGCGCGCGCAATGGCAGTGGCACCGACAGCAGCTTTCGGGGGAATTGCTTGTTGGACGCGCGCTGACGCAGCCCGCCGCGCTGGGACCAAAGTCGACTCTGGCACTTGCCACAATTAACTGGACATATTGA
- the gcvA gene encoding transcriptional regulator GcvA codes for MFDRLPPLQTLRAFEATARLLSMTLAAEELHVTHGAVSRHVKTLETHLGVPLFRRLTRRIVLTDQGAEFHAAVARLLGELTREAERLRGNDSASRMTISTSVSFASKWLASRLHNLKALHPELDVHLDVTDLNVDLEDGLVDVAVRYGGGRYVGAQSERILEEFVTPVCSPRYRDEMGGLPDPASLTRCTLLHEARMLANWDQWFAFAGVDRRRSVRGPAYSHGSMAIEAAIRDEGVALGRSVLVRDDLMAGRLVALFPQISLKAERGYDLVYRVGSQNNPKVNALRDWLSAEVHRFLANPG; via the coding sequence ATGTTCGATCGACTTCCTCCTTTGCAGACTCTGCGAGCGTTTGAAGCAACAGCAAGGCTGCTGAGCATGACACTAGCGGCTGAGGAACTTCACGTCACGCATGGGGCGGTCAGTCGACATGTGAAGACGCTCGAAACGCACTTGGGCGTGCCACTGTTCCGGCGATTGACCAGACGGATCGTGCTGACCGATCAGGGCGCGGAATTTCATGCAGCTGTAGCCCGACTGCTTGGGGAACTGACGCGGGAGGCCGAACGCCTGCGCGGCAATGATTCCGCGTCACGGATGACAATCAGCACCAGCGTATCCTTCGCAAGCAAGTGGCTGGCGTCTCGCCTGCATAACTTGAAGGCTCTGCACCCCGAACTAGACGTTCATCTCGATGTGACCGATCTGAACGTCGATCTGGAAGACGGGCTGGTCGATGTAGCGGTGCGCTACGGCGGGGGGCGTTATGTCGGGGCGCAAAGCGAGCGGATACTCGAAGAATTCGTTACCCCCGTTTGCAGTCCCCGTTATCGCGACGAGATGGGTGGGCTGCCGGATCCAGCCAGCCTCACGCGTTGCACGCTGCTCCACGAAGCGCGAATGCTTGCGAACTGGGATCAATGGTTTGCATTTGCAGGGGTGGATAGGCGCCGCAGCGTTCGCGGACCGGCCTACAGTCACGGTAGCATGGCGATTGAAGCAGCCATACGAGATGAAGGTGTCGCGTTGGGGCGCAGTGTGCTGGTGCGGGACGACCTCATGGCGGGACGACTGGTAGCGCTCTTCCCGCAAATCAGTCTCAAGGCCGAACGCGGATACGACCTCGTGTATCGCGTCGGCAGTCAGAACAACCCGAAGGTGAACGCGCTCCGCGACTGGCTTTCCGCGGAAGTGCATCGTTTTTTAGCGAACCCTGGCTGA
- a CDS encoding peptidylprolyl isomerase, with product MKRTNRNSLLIVAIVTLFATTTGASAEGTSATAASLPAGTMATVNGVALPQSMLDDAVTTAGQPDTPQLRQALKDSLIARELFRQSAEQAHYDARPEVQQAMQTAKVAAETQLYLKDRIRAEPVTDAQIKARYNEIVGSLGKDEYRARIITVADVATAATVNSELKAGRPFDLLARQYSIAPTREKGGELPWLSFRTPVVDGHTQGMPLAVAQAITTLPVGGITAEAIPVKVGNATQYVILKLDTKRSTQVPTLSQAKPVIEQQLKVLALQKAAARFTSDLMKAATIQQ from the coding sequence ATGAAACGGACCAATCGCAATAGCCTGCTGATCGTAGCAATCGTGACGCTCTTCGCAACGACAACTGGTGCATCGGCAGAGGGCACATCCGCCACGGCTGCATCGCTTCCTGCAGGAACGATGGCGACCGTGAATGGCGTCGCGCTACCCCAGTCCATGCTGGATGATGCTGTCACGACTGCCGGTCAGCCTGACACGCCGCAGCTTCGTCAGGCGTTGAAGGATTCGCTGATTGCCCGTGAGCTGTTTCGTCAGTCGGCCGAGCAGGCGCATTACGACGCCAGGCCGGAGGTGCAGCAGGCGATGCAGACGGCGAAAGTCGCCGCCGAAACGCAGCTGTACCTCAAAGACAGGATCAGGGCTGAACCTGTCACCGATGCGCAGATCAAGGCGCGTTACAATGAAATCGTGGGGTCGCTAGGTAAGGATGAGTATCGTGCGCGAATCATCACCGTGGCGGATGTGGCGACAGCCGCGACTGTCAACAGCGAGCTGAAAGCGGGCAGACCGTTTGATCTGCTGGCCCGTCAATACAGTATCGCGCCCACGCGTGAGAAGGGCGGCGAGCTGCCATGGCTGAGTTTCAGGACACCGGTTGTGGATGGTCACACCCAGGGGATGCCCCTTGCCGTGGCGCAGGCAATCACCACGTTGCCTGTGGGCGGTATCACGGCGGAGGCCATACCGGTGAAGGTCGGCAACGCAACGCAATACGTCATCCTGAAGCTTGATACAAAGCGGTCAACTCAGGTTCCGACGTTGAGTCAGGCGAAACCCGTCATTGAGCAGCAGCTGAAAGTGCTGGCGCTGCAAAAAGCTGCCGCCCGGTTCACGTCCGATCTGATGAAGGCAGCGACAATCCAGCAATGA
- a CDS encoding two-partner secretion domain-containing protein: protein MKQKIGPLLIVISAAATNVAFSAGIATDGSTATSVLTSASGHQVVNIAPTVGGVSHNTYTSFSVSKAGADLNNVGVNAKTIVNEVTSTNPSLIQGAINILGPRANVILANPNGVTVDGGSFQNAGHVVLTTGQVSFNDIALAPGIVQRNVVLTTNGGAITIGPGGLSGTLVNLDLVSKQLAVNGPVTNDFTTSVGGVRATIGSSTTTWDTSFSPSDNSHDWLSSTTNPHASAAGFAIDITSAGGLTGGRVQLVVTDQGAGVRSLGKLYGSAGDVIVGTNGDITTTGASIRSEHDISVTTSGNVSMQNTQAAAANNATINAGTIALSDSSAGPSTLSATVGSVKLTATGDITNTGSAIQAGGVTADGTSAGGDVVLTSGGTITNGSTPANLGVIFSANGATTLNAKGNIVNDNARMLSNGAVTLAAEGDVDNVIDHTTGVNAGSPVAYSHQGGSFLFLTHTSSGFDVDYGTVSQPTQLAYIASTGGAVSITGTNVTNSGGIIQSSNGPITITARDTFTNAAVFAGQASYSRGCWIFCHASASSTVTPYGGTIQSGKDLSITAGSVARNIGGNVFALGDIKVSAPITYAQGVTGYSAINQDRGFKAFFGSTWAQIIAMDVGGDFVANGSVSFTGSAVIDGGSVSGGKGASAAGGMTTVRPPMRTPVQIGQHLGLSSWLGY from the coding sequence ATGAAGCAAAAGATAGGGCCGCTATTGATCGTCATATCGGCGGCTGCTACGAACGTCGCATTCTCGGCTGGCATTGCTACGGATGGCAGTACGGCCACGTCAGTATTGACTTCGGCATCCGGCCATCAGGTCGTCAATATTGCACCGACTGTCGGCGGGGTCTCGCACAACACCTACACGTCGTTCAGCGTTTCGAAAGCCGGCGCTGATCTGAACAATGTCGGGGTCAATGCGAAGACGATTGTCAACGAAGTTACGAGCACCAACCCTTCATTGATCCAGGGTGCCATCAACATTCTGGGGCCGCGAGCGAACGTTATTCTGGCTAATCCGAACGGCGTGACTGTCGATGGCGGCAGCTTCCAGAATGCGGGGCACGTTGTCCTTACGACAGGGCAGGTCAGCTTCAATGACATCGCGCTTGCGCCGGGTATCGTTCAGCGCAATGTCGTGCTCACCACAAATGGCGGTGCGATTACGATCGGACCGGGCGGACTGTCGGGCACACTCGTCAATCTCGATCTCGTCTCGAAGCAGCTCGCGGTCAATGGGCCAGTGACCAACGATTTCACGACGTCCGTGGGCGGCGTGCGTGCAACGATCGGCAGCAGCACAACCACATGGGACACGAGCTTTTCACCATCAGACAACAGCCACGACTGGCTCTCATCGACGACGAATCCACATGCATCTGCCGCGGGCTTCGCGATTGACATCACGTCGGCGGGCGGTCTTACGGGCGGTAGGGTTCAACTTGTCGTCACCGATCAGGGCGCAGGCGTGCGCAGTCTCGGGAAGCTTTACGGCAGCGCAGGCGATGTGATCGTCGGTACGAACGGCGATATCACGACAACCGGCGCATCGATCCGTTCGGAGCACGATATTTCGGTGACCACGAGCGGCAACGTCTCGATGCAGAACACGCAGGCCGCAGCTGCGAACAACGCGACAATCAATGCGGGGACGATCGCGCTGTCAGATTCGAGCGCTGGCCCGTCAACCTTGAGCGCGACTGTCGGATCAGTGAAGCTCACGGCGACTGGCGACATCACGAACACGGGTAGCGCAATTCAGGCAGGCGGTGTGACGGCGGACGGAACATCCGCGGGTGGCGACGTAGTCCTGACCTCAGGCGGCACTATCACGAACGGCTCGACACCTGCAAACCTTGGCGTGATCTTCTCGGCCAATGGCGCAACGACCCTGAATGCGAAGGGCAATATCGTCAACGACAACGCACGGATGCTTTCCAACGGCGCGGTGACGCTTGCCGCAGAGGGCGATGTGGACAACGTTATCGACCACACGACCGGCGTCAACGCGGGATCACCTGTCGCCTATTCGCACCAGGGCGGCAGCTTCCTTTTCCTCACGCATACGTCGAGTGGATTCGACGTCGACTACGGTACGGTAAGCCAGCCCACGCAACTCGCCTACATCGCTTCGACAGGCGGCGCGGTGTCGATTACCGGCACCAACGTGACGAACTCGGGCGGCATCATCCAGTCGAGCAACGGCCCGATCACGATTACCGCGCGCGACACTTTTACGAATGCAGCCGTGTTTGCCGGACAGGCCAGCTACTCGCGTGGATGCTGGATTTTCTGTCACGCAAGCGCATCGAGCACGGTCACCCCCTATGGTGGAACGATCCAGTCGGGCAAGGATCTGTCGATCACGGCAGGGAGCGTTGCGCGCAACATCGGAGGCAACGTTTTTGCGCTGGGCGATATCAAGGTCAGCGCACCCATCACCTACGCGCAGGGCGTGACCGGTTACTCGGCGATCAATCAGGACAGGGGCTTCAAGGCGTTCTTTGGCAGCACCTGGGCACAGATCATCGCGATGGACGTCGGCGGAGACTTCGTGGCGAACGGCTCGGTCTCGTTCACGGGCAGCGCCGTTATTGACGGCGGATCGGTGAGTGGCGGGAAAGGCGCGTCCGCAGCAGGGGGCATGACGACCGTGCGCCCGCCCATGCGCACACCGGTGCAGATCGGTCAGCACCTCGGTCTTTCTTCCTGGCTGGGGTATTGA
- a CDS encoding collagen-like triple helix repeat-containing protein → MRKLLVVLCIVQCLASCASRTSGASAASDAAEALADPTSPASNVPRPVDPVGASGPRGASGPRGASGPRGASGPRGASGPEGPVGPAGPAGPAVPASPVIPASPVVPVSAPSPCENAKEKTQYWSFLTWCIPKPTSSGDWGTWVQALGSLLAILVAGAIVFLQMHLSTCQTRKLKRLEDVDRIIALQNIVEEAAKVQVQLLNRLGTRTALDNATKDYRVMPEVLELEKALDRIERHLLPPKVLVDLYIVTLEFAKFRIVLENALKNSHSLNESTFQKFRSDMKETSDNMAGMPALLQYYIDCPRELYRKARSKEFWARHMASRNRDPDFD, encoded by the coding sequence ATGCGCAAGCTGCTGGTTGTCCTGTGCATTGTGCAGTGCCTCGCTTCCTGTGCGTCGCGTACTTCCGGCGCTTCCGCCGCCTCCGATGCCGCTGAGGCTCTTGCTGACCCAACTTCCCCTGCGTCCAATGTTCCCCGTCCTGTGGATCCCGTTGGCGCTTCCGGTCCTCGTGGCGCTTCCGGTCCTCGCGGTGCTTCCGGTCCTCGCGGTGCTTCTGGTCCTCGCGGTGCTTCCGGTCCAGAGGGCCCAGTAGGTCCTGCCGGCCCTGCTGGCCCTGCTGTTCCCGCCAGTCCGGTCATCCCTGCAAGCCCCGTTGTTCCCGTCAGTGCCCCATCCCCCTGCGAAAACGCGAAAGAGAAAACGCAATACTGGTCGTTCCTGACATGGTGCATCCCGAAACCCACCTCGTCAGGTGACTGGGGGACGTGGGTGCAGGCACTGGGATCATTACTCGCCATCCTCGTCGCGGGCGCGATTGTCTTTTTACAGATGCACCTGTCGACCTGCCAAACCAGAAAACTAAAGCGACTGGAAGACGTGGACAGAATAATTGCGCTGCAAAACATTGTGGAAGAAGCGGCGAAGGTCCAGGTGCAGCTTCTGAACAGACTGGGCACACGCACCGCGCTCGACAACGCTACGAAGGATTACCGCGTCATGCCGGAAGTACTCGAACTCGAGAAAGCATTAGACAGGATAGAGCGTCATCTGCTTCCACCCAAGGTATTGGTCGATCTGTATATCGTCACACTTGAATTCGCGAAATTCCGGATTGTTCTCGAAAATGCACTGAAAAATTCCCACTCGCTGAATGAAAGCACGTTCCAGAAGTTTCGTTCTGACATGAAAGAAACGAGTGACAACATGGCGGGCATGCCCGCGCTATTACAGTACTATATCGACTGCCCCCGCGAGCTTTACAGAAAAGCCAGAAGCAAAGAGTTCTGGGCCCGCCATATGGCTTCCCGGAACAGAGATCCTGACTTTGATTGA
- a CDS encoding LysE family translocator: MAFHTWLIFLATSIGMSLAPGPNGLLAMTHGAMYGSRKTLFTIGGALLGFVGVIALCMFGIGALVRASVLWLMALKLIGGAYLIYLGVQVWRSPPIAVEMGNAPARARGWALFRLGLLSSATNPKGLLFFSALLPQFIDPQRTLATQFAAIAVTYVATEFVAEYAVACAANRIRPWLSRVGQRFNRVCGGIFVAIGGLLPLHV, encoded by the coding sequence ATGGCATTCCATACCTGGCTCATTTTCCTCGCGACGTCGATCGGTATGTCGCTGGCTCCGGGCCCGAACGGGCTGCTCGCGATGACACACGGCGCGATGTACGGGAGCCGTAAGACCCTTTTCACCATCGGGGGAGCGTTGTTGGGTTTTGTCGGCGTCATAGCGCTGTGCATGTTCGGTATCGGTGCGCTCGTCCGGGCGTCGGTGCTCTGGCTGATGGCGCTCAAACTGATCGGGGGTGCCTATCTCATCTATCTCGGCGTGCAAGTGTGGCGGTCTCCGCCGATTGCGGTCGAGATGGGCAATGCGCCGGCACGCGCCAGAGGCTGGGCGCTGTTCCGGCTCGGGCTTCTGTCTTCCGCAACGAATCCGAAAGGGCTGCTCTTCTTCAGCGCTTTACTGCCCCAGTTCATCGATCCACAACGTACTCTCGCAACTCAATTTGCCGCGATCGCCGTCACTTACGTCGCGACCGAGTTTGTTGCCGAATATGCCGTAGCCTGCGCGGCCAACCGGATTCGCCCGTGGCTTTCACGAGTTGGTCAACGATTCAATCGGGTCTGCGGCGGCATCTTTGTCGCGATCGGCGGGCTGTTGCCTCTGCATGTCTAA